The genomic stretch GCCGTCGCCGCCGTCCACCAGCACGGTGTCGAGCCCTAGCTGGCCGCAGCGAATGCCGGCGACATAGCCGCCGGTGCCCGCGCCGATGATCAGGACTTTGGTCTTGAGGACTTGCATCATTCGTTCCGTCATATCCCACCCTCTCCCGGCGGGAGAGGGCTTGAGCGCACGACGGCCTGCCGTCGTCCTTGCGCGAAAGGGTGAGGGGTGCGGTGGTGCGAACTAGCCCACCGGCGGTCCCTCATCCGTCTCGCTACGCGAGCCACCTTCTCCCCGTGGGAGAAGGAAGAAAACTCACCCCATCCACAGGGTCGCGGGCTGCTCCAGCAACCCCTTGATCCGCTGGACGAACACCGCCGCATCATGCCCGTCCACGATCCGGTGATCGAAGCTGGACGACAGGTTCATCATCTTACGCACCACCATCTGGCCGTCGCGGACCACGACCCGTTCGGCGATCTTGTTGGGGCCGACGATGGCGACCTCGGGGTGGTTGATGATCGGGGTGTGGACCACCCCGCCCAGGGCGCCCAGCGAGGTGATGGTGATGGTCGAGCCCGACAGCTCCTCGCGTTTTGCCGAGCCGTCCTTGGCCGCGCCCGAGACGCGGGCGATCTCCAGCGCCGTATCCCAGGCGTCGCGCGCCTCGGCGTGGCGGACCACTGGCACCATCAGGCCGTTCGGCGTCTGGGCGGCGATGCCCAGATGGACCGGGGCGTGCTGGGTCAGGACCCCCGCCTCGTCGTCATAGTGGGCGTTGATCTGCGGCTGGTCGCGCAGGGCGACCACGATGGCGCGGGCGAGGAAGGGCAGCAGGTTCAGCTTGGGCTGATCCTTGCTCTTGGTGGCGTTCAAGTGGGCGCGAAGCTCCTCCAGCGCCGTGACGTCGATCTCCTCCACATAGGTGATGTGGGGAATGCGGCGCACGCTCTCGGCCATCTTCTCCGCGATCTTGCGGCGCAGTCCGATGATGCGGACCTCGGTGGCTCCTTCGGCGCGAGCGAAGGTCGAGCTGGCCGCCGGAGCCGTCGCCGGCTGGGCGCCGCCGCGCGCGATGAAGCCGTCCAGGTCCTCGTGGGTGATCCGTCCGGCCGGGCCGGAGCCGGGCACGAAGGTCAGGTCCACACCCAGATCCCGCGCGCGGTTGCGCACGGCGGGCGATGCGGACGGGCGTTCGCCGGGGGCGCGGCCGGTCAGGGCAGGGGCGACGGACTTGCCCCCCTCCCCCGCTGCGCGGGTGCTCCCCCCAGGAGGGGGAGATTTAACCGTCTCCTCCCCGCGCGAAGCGGGGGGAGGTGGCTCGGAGCGAAGCGGAGAGACGGAGGGGCTCTTGGCGACATTTCCGACGCCCGCCACATCGAACGCCACCAGCGGCCCGCCGACCGGGACCTGCCGCCCCGCCTCGCCATACAGGGCGACCACGGTCCCGGCGACCGGCGAGGTGATCTCGACCGTCGCCTTGTCGGTCATGATGTCGGCGATGATCTGGTCTTCCTCGACCGCATCCCCGACCTTGACGTGCCAGCCGACCAGCTCGGCCTCGGCCGTGCCTTCGCCGACGTCGGGGAGCTTGAAGACATAGTTGCCGGTGGGTGCGGCGTCAGCCCCCTCCGTCGCCTTCGGCGCCACCTCCCCCAAGGGGGGAGGATTGGATGCCGCGCGATCTCCCCCCCTTGGGGGGAGTACCGGCGAAGCCGGGGAGGGGGCCGTCGCGTCTTCCGCATTCCCCGCCCCCTCGACCTCGAACTCCACCAGCGGTCCGCGCACGGGAACCATGGTGCCGGGCTCGCCGTGCAGGGCGATGACCTTGCCCGACACAGGGGCGGTGATCTCGACGGTGGCCTTGTCGGTCATGACATCGGCGACGATCTGGTCCTCGGCGACCACATCACCGACCTTGACGTGCCAGCCGACCAGTTCGGCCTCGGCGGTGCCTTCGCCCACGTCGGGCAGTTTGAAGACGAAACGACCCATATCAACGACCTCCCGTCATGACGCTCTTCAAGGCGTCTGCGACCCGTTGCGGCCCGGGGAAATATTCCCATTCGAAAGCATGGGGGTAGGGCGTGTCCCAGCCGGTGACGCGGGCGATGGGCGCCTCCAGGTGATAGAAACAACGCTCCTGAACCAGGGCCGACAGTTCGCCGCCGAAGCCCGAGGTCTTGGGCGCCTCGTGTACGATGACGCAGCGGCCGGTCTTCTTCACGCTGGCCTCGATGGTCTCGATGTCCAGCGGCACGAGCGAGCGCAGGTCGATCACCTCGGCGTCCACGCCGGCGTGCTCGGCCCCGGCCAGGGCGACCCAGACCATGGTGCCATAGGCCAGGATGGTGACGTCGTTCCCCTCGCGCATGACCCGCGCCTTGCCGATGGGCTCGACATATTTGCCGGTCGGCACCTGGGCCAATCCTTGCGCCTTCCACGGCGAGACCGGCTTCTCGTGCCAGCCGTCGAACGGACCGTTGTAGAGGCGCTTCGGCTCGAAGAAGACGACCGGGTCGTCATCCTCGATGGCGGCGATCAACAGACCCTTGGCGTCATAGGGGTTGGACGGAATGACGACCTTCAGCCCGGCGATATGGGTGAACAGGCTTTCCGGCGACTGGCTGTGCGTCTGGCCGCCGAAGATGCCGCCGCCGTAGGGCGAACGCACCACAATGGGGCTGGTGAACTGGCCGCCCGAGCGATAGCGCATCTTGGCCGCTTCCGAGACGATCTGGTCATAGGCCGGATAGATGTAGTCGGCGAACTGGATCTCGACGACGGGGCGCAGACCATAGGCGCCCATGCCGATGGCGGCGGCGACGATGCCGCATTCGCTGATCGGGGCGTCGAAACTGCGGGTCAGGCCGTGCTTCTGCTGCAGCTTGTCGGTGACGCGGAAGACCCCGCCGAAATAGCCGGCGTCCTCGCCGAACGACAGGACATTGGCGTCCTCGCCCATCTTGACGTCGATGGCCGAGTTCAGGGCCTGGATCATGTTCATCGGCTGCACGCCGGATCCCGTCGCTTCCGAGGCGGGGGCGGCGTTCTGGTCGACCATGTCCGGCTCGACGCCGTCGTTGCGATCGGCGTCGGTGAAGGTGGTTTGCTCAGCCATGGTCAGACCCCCACCTCGCGGCGCTGTTCGATCAGCCGCCAGTCTTCGGTCGCATAGACCTCTTCGAACATGGTCTTCACGCTGGGGCGCGACTGGCCCAGGGTGCCGATGGCCTCGGACTCCTTGCCGGCGGCGCGGACCTGTTCGACCGCCTCGCGCAGGGCGACGGCATGACGCTCGTCATCCCATTCGCCAATCACGGTCAGGTGCTGGCGCAGACGGTCCAGCGGGTCGCCCAGCGGCCATTTCTCGTGCTCGTCGCCGGGGCGATAGCGGCCGGGATCGTCGGAGGTCGAGTGCGGGGCGCCGCGATAGGTGAACAGTTCGATCACCGTCGCCCCCTGGTTCGACCGGGCGCGCTCCTCGGCCCACTGGGTCGCCGCCCAGACCGCCAGGAAGTCGTTGCCGTCCACCCGCAGGGCCGGCAGGCCATAGCCGATGGCCTTGGAGGCGAAGGTGGTCTCCAGCCCGCCGGCGATGCCCTGGAAGGAGCTGATGGCCCACTGGTTGTTGACGATGTTCAGAATGACGGGTGCGCGATAGACGGATGCGAAGGTCAGGGCGTTGTGGAAGTCGCCTTCCGCCGTGGCGCCGTCGCCGATCCAGCTGATGGCGATCTTGTCGTCGCCCTTATAGGCGCTGGCCATGGCCCAGCCGACGGCCTGGGGAACCTGGGTGCCCAGATTGCCGCTGATGGTGAAGAAGCCATAGTCCTTGGCCGAATACATGATCGGCAGCTGACGGCCTTTGATCGGGTCCGCCGCGTTCGAGTAGATCTGGTTCATCATCTCGACCAGCGGATAGCCGCGCGCAATCAGCAGCCCCTGCTGGCGATAGGTCGGGAAGCCCATATCCTCACGCGACAGCAGCATGCCCTGCGCCACCGCAATGGCCTCTTCGCCGGTGCACTTCATATAGAAGCTGGTCTTGCCCTGGCGGTGGGCGCGGTGCATCCGGTCGTCGAAGGCGCGGGTCAGGATCATGGCCTTCAGGCCGCGACGCAGGGTCTCGGGGTCCAGACGCGGATTCCACGGACCGACGGCCTGTCCTTCATCGTCCAGCACCCGGATCAGCCGGAAGGCGTGATCGCGCATCTCATACGGCGTCGTCCCGACCTCAGGCCGTTCGACCACGCCGGCGGGGTCCATCAACAGATGGCTGAAGTCCGCCGCATCACCCGGTCGGCCCGAAGGCTCAGGTACGCGCAGCGACAACGGGCGGCTGTTCTTTTGGTTCAATTTGTCGTTCATGCGGGCGTCCATGTCCGTTCGGGGGTCCGTCCGTGTTTCCTCTGGACGTTTGATAACACGGCGCCTAAGCAGGTGCTCGCTCAATTTGACCTTGCGAAATCCCGATTTAGGGTATTTTATTTCGCCATACTGTTAATCGGAGAAACGCATTGGCGGACGAACTCGATCCCATCGACGCTCGGATCCTGGATATCCTGCAACAAGACGCCGGCCTGTCGGTCGCGGAGGTCGCAGACCGGGTCGGTCTGTCGGCTTCGCCCTGCTGGCGCCGGATCAAACGGCTGGAGGATTCCGGCCTGATCACCAAGCGCGTCACCCTGTTGAACGCGCAACTTCTGGGCCTGGACTTCGAGGTCTACGCCATCGTCAAACTGATGCTGCCGTCGGCCGAGAACCTGGACGTGTTTGAAGCCGCCGTCGCCAAATGGCCGGAAGTGGTCCAGTGCGCCACCATTACGGGGCGCGAGGACTATGTGCTGCGGATCATCACGTCCGACATGCACGCCTTTGACAAATTCCTGCGCGAGAAGCTGCTGGCCCTGGGCATCGTCTCGGACTGCGAGAGCCATATCGTCACGCGCGGCGTGAAGAATGTGACCGCCCTGCCTCTTGGCATAGTCACCCCTCACGTCGGATAAGACCGTTCGGCGGCCTCTTCCGCCGAAGGGGATGCCGAAATCATGATCGAACTGGTGATCGACGCGCGCCGCAAGGACCTGGGCGGGTTCGAGGTCGGCCGCGTCCTGCCCTTCCATTCGCGCCGGATGGTGGGACCGTTCATCTTCCTGGACCAGATGGGGCCGGCCGAGTTCGCGCCGGGCGCCACGGCCATCGACGTGCGGCCGCATCCGCACATCGGCCTGTCGACCCTCACCTATCTGTTCGAGGGCGAGATCATGCACCATGACAACCTCGGCTATAACCAGGCCATCCGCCCCGGCGAGGTGAACTGGATGACCGCCGGCAAGGGCATCGTCCATTCCGAGCGCACCGATCCGCTGAAGCGCAGCCAGGGCGGGCCGATGCACGGGATGCAGGCCTGGGTCGCCCTGCCCGACGAGGCCGAGGAGATCGATCCCGCCTTCCATCACCTGGATGAGGACGCCCAGCCTGCCTACGAGAACGGCGGCCTGTTCGCGCGTCTGGTGGCGGGCGAGGCTTACGGCGCCAAGGCCGGCGCGCCGGTGTCTTCGCCGCTCTTCTATGTCCACTGGGAGCTTCAGCCCGGCGTCCGCACCGCGCCCCCGCCCGGCAAGGGCGCTGGCGGCATGAGCGAGCGCGCCCTGTTCGTGGCCAAGGGCTCCATCGAGGTCGGCGACCGCACCTTCCACGAAGGCCAGATGATCGTGCTGGAGCCGACGGCCGAGCCGACCGTCAAGGCCCTGGTCCAGTCCACTGTCATGGTCCTGGGCGGCGAACCGATCGGCGAACGGCTGATCTGGTGGAATTTCGTCGCCTCCAGCCAGGCCCGCATCGATCAGGCCAAGGCCGACTGGAAGGCCGGTCGGATGGCGCTGCCCAGCGAGGACGATCTGGAGTTCATCCCCCTGCCGGAAGAGCCCGCCAAGGCTCCGCCTCCGCCCACCGATCCGGTATGATTTCTCCCTCCCCTTCATGGGGAGGGAGAACACGCCCTCATTTGCCCCCGCCCCCGCAACCCGCTAACGCCTCCCGCATGAACTTCGATTTCGACGCCCAGGCCACCGCCGCCCTGTTCGACAGCACCGGCGCCGTCTTCGCCCTTGGCGACGGCTCGGTCCGGTTCGCCGACGGCGCGACGGTCCAGGCCCATGACGGCGCCGTGCTCTGCGCCGCCGTCCATCCGACCGGCGACGGGATCGTCACCGGCGGCGACGACGGCCAGGTGGTCTGGAGCCGCCGCGGCGCCGAACCAGCGGTCCTGGCCACGGCGAAGAACCAGTGGATCGACTCCCTCGACGCCTCGCCCGCCTCGGGCCTGATCGCCTTCTCCTGGGGCCGCACCCTGTCGGTGATCGACCCCAAGGACGCAGCCTTCCGCCGCGACTTCCAGCACGAGCGCACCGTTTCCGGCGCCGCCTTCGACCCCAAGGGCCGGCGCATCGCCGCCTCGACCTACGGCGGCGCGGCGCTGTGGTACGCCCGGATCGAGAAGCAGCAACCGGTCAAACTGGCCTGGGCAGGGTCCCACACCGCCGTCGCCTTCTCCCCTGACGGGGCCTTCGTGGTCACCACCATGCAGGACAGTCAGCTGCACGGCTGGC from Brevundimonas sp. SL130 encodes the following:
- a CDS encoding Lrp/AsnC family transcriptional regulator; amino-acid sequence: MADELDPIDARILDILQQDAGLSVAEVADRVGLSASPCWRRIKRLEDSGLITKRVTLLNAQLLGLDFEVYAIVKLMLPSAENLDVFEAAVAKWPEVVQCATITGREDYVLRIITSDMHAFDKFLREKLLALGIVSDCESHIVTRGVKNVTALPLGIVTPHVG
- a CDS encoding pirin family protein, encoding MIELVIDARRKDLGGFEVGRVLPFHSRRMVGPFIFLDQMGPAEFAPGATAIDVRPHPHIGLSTLTYLFEGEIMHHDNLGYNQAIRPGEVNWMTAGKGIVHSERTDPLKRSQGGPMHGMQAWVALPDEAEEIDPAFHHLDEDAQPAYENGGLFARLVAGEAYGAKAGAPVSSPLFYVHWELQPGVRTAPPPGKGAGGMSERALFVAKGSIEVGDRTFHEGQMIVLEPTAEPTVKALVQSTVMVLGGEPIGERLIWWNFVASSQARIDQAKADWKAGRMALPSEDDLEFIPLPEEPAKAPPPPTDPV
- a CDS encoding thiamine pyrophosphate-dependent enzyme, which codes for MNDKLNQKNSRPLSLRVPEPSGRPGDAADFSHLLMDPAGVVERPEVGTTPYEMRDHAFRLIRVLDDEGQAVGPWNPRLDPETLRRGLKAMILTRAFDDRMHRAHRQGKTSFYMKCTGEEAIAVAQGMLLSREDMGFPTYRQQGLLIARGYPLVEMMNQIYSNAADPIKGRQLPIMYSAKDYGFFTISGNLGTQVPQAVGWAMASAYKGDDKIAISWIGDGATAEGDFHNALTFASVYRAPVILNIVNNQWAISSFQGIAGGLETTFASKAIGYGLPALRVDGNDFLAVWAATQWAEERARSNQGATVIELFTYRGAPHSTSDDPGRYRPGDEHEKWPLGDPLDRLRQHLTVIGEWDDERHAVALREAVEQVRAAGKESEAIGTLGQSRPSVKTMFEEVYATEDWRLIEQRREVGV
- a CDS encoding WD40 repeat domain-containing protein, whose amino-acid sequence is MNFDFDAQATAALFDSTGAVFALGDGSVRFADGATVQAHDGAVLCAAVHPTGDGIVTGGDDGQVVWSRRGAEPAVLATAKNQWIDSLDASPASGLIAFSWGRTLSVIDPKDAAFRRDFQHERTVSGAAFDPKGRRIAASTYGGAALWYARIEKQQPVKLAWAGSHTAVAFSPDGAFVVTTMQDSQLHGWRLKDAKNLRMGGYPSKVRSLAFLANGQLLATSGAQGAVLWPFIGANGPMGREATEIGYDDTTLVNLVSARTGHGLLAAGLTDGRVWVAHPAAQGLNFVKAEKGPSIVALSLSPAADQVAWADEDGAAGVAIL
- a CDS encoding 2-oxo acid dehydrogenase subunit E2, coding for MGRFVFKLPDVGEGTAEAELVGWHVKVGDVVAEDQIVADVMTDKATVEITAPVSGKVIALHGEPGTMVPVRGPLVEFEVEGAGNAEDATAPSPASPVLPPRGGDRAASNPPPLGEVAPKATEGADAAPTGNYVFKLPDVGEGTAEAELVGWHVKVGDAVEEDQIIADIMTDKATVEITSPVAGTVVALYGEAGRQVPVGGPLVAFDVAGVGNVAKSPSVSPLRSEPPPPASRGEETVKSPPPGGSTRAAGEGGKSVAPALTGRAPGERPSASPAVRNRARDLGVDLTFVPGSGPAGRITHEDLDGFIARGGAQPATAPAASSTFARAEGATEVRIIGLRRKIAEKMAESVRRIPHITYVEEIDVTALEELRAHLNATKSKDQPKLNLLPFLARAIVVALRDQPQINAHYDDEAGVLTQHAPVHLGIAAQTPNGLMVPVVRHAEARDAWDTALEIARVSGAAKDGSAKREELSGSTITITSLGALGGVVHTPIINHPEVAIVGPNKIAERVVVRDGQMVVRKMMNLSSSFDHRIVDGHDAAVFVQRIKGLLEQPATLWMG
- a CDS encoding alpha-ketoacid dehydrogenase subunit beta translates to MVDQNAAPASEATGSGVQPMNMIQALNSAIDVKMGEDANVLSFGEDAGYFGGVFRVTDKLQQKHGLTRSFDAPISECGIVAAAIGMGAYGLRPVVEIQFADYIYPAYDQIVSEAAKMRYRSGGQFTSPIVVRSPYGGGIFGGQTHSQSPESLFTHIAGLKVVIPSNPYDAKGLLIAAIEDDDPVVFFEPKRLYNGPFDGWHEKPVSPWKAQGLAQVPTGKYVEPIGKARVMREGNDVTILAYGTMVWVALAGAEHAGVDAEVIDLRSLVPLDIETIEASVKKTGRCVIVHEAPKTSGFGGELSALVQERCFYHLEAPIARVTGWDTPYPHAFEWEYFPGPQRVADALKSVMTGGR